The following is a genomic window from bacterium.
CGACTGCGGTCTGGGCCTTCGGACGATGGGCCCCCATCTCGCTCGGATCGATGATGACGTTCAGCAGGATCGGACGGCCGGCGCCGAGCGCGCGCTCCAGAGCGGGCCGGATCTCCGCCGGCCGGGCGACCTCGACGGCCTCGACCCCCATGCTCTGCGCCAGCCCGACGAGATCGACCGCAGGATCGCCGATGTCGGTGCCGACGTACGTGCCGGTCTTCGCGGCATGCCGCGTGTGGTCGTGCAGCGCCGACTTGATCGCCATGTACGTGCCGTTGTTGAACACCACGAAGACGACGGGGATCCGATAGCGGGCCGCCGACCACAACCCCTGGGCCCCGTAGACGACCACGCCGTCGCCGACACAGCTCACGACGGTGCGCGAGGGGTCCCCGAGCTTCCAGCCGATCGCTGCCCCGATCCCCCACCCCATGTAGGTGCTGGAGTTCATGGCAAACGTGCCCGGCCGCCGGAACTCGTATCCGCGCAGGATGTAGTTGCCCATCGTGACGGCTTGGTTCACGATGAGGGCGTTGTCGTCGCACACCTGCGACAGCTCCGCCACGAGACGCCACGGCTTGATCGGCACGGCGTCGCGCGCCTGCCCCAGTTCCGCGTCGCGCGCCTGCCGCAGGGCCATCGCGGCGCGGGCGACCACCCCGCGGCGCGACGCGATCCCGCGGGCGTGACCGGTGGTCATGCGCGCGCGCACCGCCTCCAGCAGCGCCCGGAGCGCGCTCAGGCTGTCCGCAACGATCGGCACCGCCGTTGGATACACGCGGGCCACCTCCCACGGGTCCTCGTGGATGTGCACGACGTCGGCGCCTCGCGGCACCATCGGGACCCGGGGATAGTCCGGCTCGATGAACATGCGGCTGCCGACCCCGATCACGAGCGAGGCCTCCGCAACCATCGGATGTCCCGGCGCGTACAGGCCGAGGTAGCAGGGGTGCGTCGAGGCCACGCTGAGATACGTGCCGAACGGCTCCGCGAACACGGGCAGCGCGAGGAGTTCCGCCAGTTCCGCGAGCAGGTCGGCGGCGCCGTGCGCGACGACCTGGCCCCCCGCCACGAGCACGGGGTGCTCCGCGCGCAGCAGCAGGTCTGCCGCCCGGTCGATCTCGCCGGGGTCCGCCGGGATCCGACGGGCCACTTGGAACCCCGCGGGATCGGGCACCTCCACCTCCACGGGCGCGCGCAGGAAATCCTTGGGAATCGCCATGTACGTCGGCCCGGTCG
Proteins encoded in this region:
- a CDS encoding thiamine pyrophosphate-binding protein — encoded protein: MATKHNGPARAQMTGAEALIKAVEAEGVRHVFGNPGTIEIDILDAIGQTPSLTYVLGLHEEAAMAMADGYARATGRPSFANLHAMVGTANGMGALLTAAKDRTPIVVSAGCHDTRHLFRDAQGEALDLIGTVRQFTKHSLVVPNPSRIAEETARAFKIAGALPTGPTYMAIPKDFLRAPVEVEVPDPAGFQVARRIPADPGEIDRAADLLLRAEHPVLVAGGQVVAHGAADLLAELAELLALPVFAEPFGTYLSVASTHPCYLGLYAPGHPMVAEASLVIGVGSRMFIEPDYPRVPMVPRGADVVHIHEDPWEVARVYPTAVPIVADSLSALRALLEAVRARMTTGHARGIASRRGVVARAAMALRQARDAELGQARDAVPIKPWRLVAELSQVCDDNALIVNQAVTMGNYILRGYEFRRPGTFAMNSSTYMGWGIGAAIGWKLGDPSRTVVSCVGDGVVVYGAQGLWSAARYRIPVVFVVFNNGTYMAIKSALHDHTRHAAKTGTYVGTDIGDPAVDLVGLAQSMGVEAVEVARPAEIRPALERALGAGRPILLNVIIDPSEMGAHRPKAQTAVGRN